Genomic segment of Pirellulales bacterium:
TCTGACACCGCGCCTCGTGTCGCACTCTAACCCAATCGAGGACAACTTTAACGCGTGATCGACAGCAATCGATGGGCGCAAGTGACGGCCAGCGAACCATCGCCCACGGCGAATCCTACCCGCTTGGTCGACCCCGAGCGAATATCTCCGGCAGCCAAGATGCCGGGCACGGTAGTCTCCAATGGACATGGATCGCGATCGCTGCGCGGCCACAGTCCGGACCGAACGACATCGGTACCTGTCAATAGATAGCCATCGGCATCGCGAGCAATCTCCTTGGGCAACCATTCCGCCGCTGGCTCGGCACCTATGAACACGAAGACCGCCGAACAGGCAACTCGGTGTGACGTTTGACTTGCCTTATCATGCAACACAATGGACTTCATCCCACGGTCGCCCTCGACCGCCTCGATCTCGGTTTGTTCGTGAATGACAATATTCTTGGTAGCCCGGATCCGTTCGCACAAATACGTCGACATGCCGAGTTCCAATTTTCGGCGGATCAGCAAGCGCACCTGGCGCGAGGGACAGCATTCGGCCAGGAACATCACGGCCTGCCCCGCCGAATTGCCGCCACCGACAACGGCGACCTCTTCTCGGTCGTAAAGTTCGGCTTCGACCGTCGTACAGGCATAATAGATGCCGGCCCCGATAAAGCGATCCGCTCCAACGGCCTGTAGCTTTCGCCATCGGACACCTAAGGCGAGAAGCAGCACGCGACATCGAATGACTGCACCGCAATCCAATTGCAGTGAATGGAGATCGTCGACAGTTCTCGCTGGAATCAGCGTTTCGACGTTGACTGGCGCAACGATGCGCGCTCCAAATTTGAGCATTTGCAGCACGCCGCGCATCGCGAGGTCGGCGCCGCTCAGTCCTGCCGGAAAGCCGATGAAGTTTTCGATACGCGACGACCCGCCCGCCTGACCGCCGGGCCCCAGCTTATCCAGCATCAGCGTCGAAAGTCCTTCGGACGACGCATAGACGGCCGCGGCAATGCCGGCCGGGCCGGCCCCGATAATTCCAAAGTCGACATCCTGCGAAGGGCATGGTTTCCAGACGCCGGCCTCGACCCCTAACTCTTGCAAAGAAGGATGTACTAGAACCCGCCCACTGGTGCATTGGATCACGGGAGTTTTTTTCGGCGATCCCAGCTCGGCAAAAATACGCTTGCCGGCCTCGGTTTCCGTATCGAACCACGTGAAGGCAACGAAGTTCTTGTAGAGGAATTCACGAACCGTGCTGGTATCCAGGCATCTCCCAGGACCGACAACGCGCATTCCCAACGTGCCCAATTGCGAAAGCATTTCCCGGCGACGAGTGAACGCCGTGATCAGCTTTTCACCGAAGCTTGGCACACGATTCAAAAGCGGTCTCAGCTGGTCATGCGGCACGCACCAGAGACGCGTGGCACCCCGAGCGACGGCCGTCACGATGACAGGTCGGCCCGTCAGCAAATCGATGTCACCCGAGAACTGCCCGGGATCGTGAGCGATGATCAATCGATGATCATCCGTAGGGTTTTGAATCTCGATTTGTCCGGACTCGACGATATAGAGATCGATAGACGCTTTACCGGCACGAAAGATCACTTCGCCGTCGCGAAAATCGCAAGCAGTTGCCAGTTCCTTGACCAGCGCCATCTCGGCAGTTGTCAGTCGCGGAAATGCTGTTTCGTCGATTTGGGACATCGAGTTGTTCTTCCTTGGGCGGCAACGTCTCTCACTGCTCGGCAAATTATATCAAAGTGAGCAAGTTTGGCTTGGTCAACAAACCGCGAGCACAATGATTGCTCATTGCCGTGGGCCTTTCGCCGTTCGGAACTTGTTCGATGACTTCTCTCGCCAGCATGACCTCTCGCGAGGCCTGCGATCCGCCAGCCGAATGCACCCCACGACTCGCGCTGTTAAAACAGATGCCTTCGGCGTGCTTGCGAGGATGCTACCTTCTCGCCCGCGTCGACAACAGATTTCGCGGTTGAATCTAGGCCTTCGAAATCAGTACAAACACCGAGCGTCCAGCCGCTGAAAGCCACTCTATGACCTCGTTATGCTGCGTCGTAAAGTCATTCATCCGAGCGGCATCGATAGGGCGTTGATCATCCTCGCAAGCCGCCAGATGCTGTTGGCGGCCGAAACCGATGCGACCCCGGCAGCCGTTGTGTATTCCGCGAAAAGTGGCAATTGGTCCGACCCCGCGGTTTGGGAAAGTGGCCGTACGCCCACGAACGGCGACCGTGTGCTGGTCAAGCAAGGGCACGAAGTTGTGTACGACGTCGCGTCCGAAAGCGTGATCCGCGTGTTGAAAGTCGCCGGGACCTTACGGTTTGCGATCGATCGCAATACGCGACTGGATGTTGGCCTGCTGCGCGTCGAGCCCGGCGACGAGGTGACAGAAGAAGGCTTCGATTGCCACAATGCCGCCACGCCCGTCGATCCGACCGGAGAACGCAACGATCGGGTCGGCTCCCATGCACTTTCAGGAATAAGAATGACCGCGATCTGGACAGCAACGACGACGATCGTCGCGAAACACCAGAAGTCCAACCGTCACACCGATTGCACTTCGACAGCGGACGGCACTGCCAACCGCATCAAAGCATCAGCCTCATCAAAAAGAAAACGGCCCGCTGACAACTGGTGTCAACGGGCCGTTTCGAGTGGGCGATACAAGACTCGAACTTGTGACCCCTAGCTTGTCGAGCTAGTGCTCTAACCAACTGAGCTAATCGCCCGGGTATTTTGTCCGCCCCGGGTCGGAGCGATCTTCCATTCTACCAAATTAGCCTTCATATCCCACCGGGCATCGGTCCCGGCCGGACTGTCAGCGTGCCAAGTAATCGACAGACGCCAGCCTGCGATATTCCCAGCGCATTGCCGCAACGACCCCTACCATTTATAGCCGCAGAGCCTCGGCCTCTTATCGGCACTTTTGCCAACAAGGCATTGCCAAATCTGACGCACAACGTGGCTCGCGTCAAGGGTCGCCCCCACCCTGAACCTGGGCGCCGGCCGATCTGTCTTGCTCCCTAGCGGTAGGGCCCTATACTTTGCGGTCATTGTCGTGCGGTCGCAAACTGTGACGTCCCCTGTATCGACGTCCCGACACGCACAGCGTTCGCACCCCGACGGCCTTCGCCAGCGACTCGTTCGCGATTCCGCGCAGCGATCAATTCTGGGCCGTGGCAGGCTTGGCGATTTGCCGGCCCTGCTCTCGGTCGATCTTCCGATCCTTCGCGATCCGGGCATCTATACGGCCGCTGGCCGGCCAGTGAGACAGTAATGCTAAAGGTCAAGCTCCCCGACGGCAGCGTTCGCGAATATACCCGGCCCGTGCGTCCCATCGACGTGGCCGCAGAAATTGGACCGCGGCTGGCCAAAGCCACGCTAGCGGCCGAGGTCGACGACCAGGTGGTCGATACGGTCAGCCCGTTGCCCGTCGAGGGCGAAGTAACGCTCAAGCTGCTGACGCGCAAGGACCCCGAGGCCTTGCGCATCATGCGTCACTCATGCGCCCACGTCATGGCCCGGGCCGTGATGCGACTGTTCGAAGGGGTGCAATTGGCGTTCGGACCAACGATCGAAAACGGCTTTTATTACGACTTCGACCTGCCGCACAAGTTGAGTGAAGAGGACTTCCCGAAGATCGAGGCCGAGATGGCCAAGATCCTCAAGCAGGACGAAGAATTCGAACGCCTGGAAGTGCCTCGTGCCGAAGCAATTAAGATCTGCCGCGACCTGGCGCAGGTCCTAAAGGTCGAGCACATCGAAACCGGCCTGGCCGATCAGGCCGAGCTGTCGTTTTACCGGCAGGGGGAGTTTCTCGATCTCTGTCGCGGTCGACACATCCCCAGCGCCGGCGCCATTGGCGCTTTCAAACTGCTCAGCGTCGCCGGCGCCTATTGGAAAGGGGACTCGAACAACCAGCAGTTGCAGCGTCTCTATGGCACCGCCTGGTTCTCGAAGGAAGAGCTCGACGCTTACCTAGCCCAGGTTGAAGAGGCCAAACGCCGCGATCACCGCGTGCTCGGCAAGCATCTCGAACTGTTCACGGTGAATCCCATCGTTGGGCAGGGATTGGTTCTGTGGCTGCCGCGCGGCGCGGTTGTGCGCGGCCAGTTGGAATCGTTCGTCCGCGACGAACTGATCAAGCGCGGATATGACCCCGTATATACACCGAATATCGGCCGGGTCGAGCTGTACCAGATTTCAGGCCATTATCCCTACTACGCAGACAGTCAGTTCAAGCCGATCGAGATGGAAGAGGGCGAACGTTATCTGCTGAAGCCGATGAACTGCCCGCACCACATCATGATCTACAAGTCGAAGCCGCGCAGCTATCGCGAGTTGCCGGTGCGGTTGGCGGAATTCGGGACGGTCTATCGTTACGAAAAGTCAGGCGAGTTGGGGGGCATGACTCGTGTTCGCGGATTCACGCAGGACGACGCGCACATCTTTTGCACCGAGGAACAGGTCGGCGACGAGTTTCGTCAGTGCATCGAAATGGCGCAATTCGTCCTGAAAACGTTAGGCTTGGACGACTACCGGGTGCGGCTCGGTTTCCGCGATCCGGCCAGCGACAAGTATGTCGGTCAGCCCGAAAGCTGGGCCAAGGCCGAGGCCGCCATCGAGCGCGTGGCCCGCGACATGAACCTGCCCGGCTGCACGCCGGAGTTGGGTGAAGCAGCGTTTTACGGACCGAAGGTCGATTTCGTTGTAACCGACTGCATCGGCCGCGAGTGGCAATTGGGAACCGTGCAGCTCGATTACAACCTGCCGAGCGAAGAGCGTTTCGGCCTGGAATACATTGGACCGGACAACAAGCCGCACCGCCCGGTCATGATTCATCGCGCTCCGTTGGGCTCGATGGAACGATTTATCGGCGTGTTGATCGAGCACTTTGCCGGTGCGTTCCCGTTATGGCTCGCGCCGGAACAAATCCGCGTGCTGACGGTAACTCAGAAAGCCGAAGAGTACGGTCGCGATGTGGAGAGCCAGTTGCGCCAGGGGTCATTGCGGGTTACCGGGGACTACCGAGCCGAAAAGTTGGGTGCCAAAATTCGCGACGCCCAATTGAAGCTGATTCCCTACATGCTGGTGGTCGGCGAACGGGATGCGGCCGAGGGAACCGTCTCGGTCCGCGACCGACTGACAGGGGACCTGGGAGCGATGCCGCTGGCGGCCGCGATCGACAAATTCCGCCAGGAAGTGGCGGAAAAAACGATTCGTCAGGTTGTGAAAACAACGGCCGGACTGGGAGAACGCGGGGGAGCCAACGAGTATTAAATCTGTGGTCCCCTGGCATGCCGCTAATAATCTATCCTTTGGTAGGCGAAAACAGCGGCCAATAACGACCGACGGTTTGCCGTCAGGGCTTCGGCCGGCGCGAACTTAGGCGGACCGCTGTTGACTGCCTGCCATAACGTGCGAGATACTAGCATTCAGACACCCCTTCCCGGGTGGCGGCGCTTGCATTTCATTGTTTCGAAGAAAGGGCTTCAGCGATCGACAAGTCACAACGGGTGAACGAACAGATCCGCATCACACCCGTGCGGGTAATCTCGGCCGAAGGAGAGCAACTAGGGATCATTCCCACCGAGCAGGCGCTGACAACAGCGCGCGAGGCAGGATTGGACCTGGTCGAAGTTGCTCCCAATGAACGGCCTCCTGTCTGCCGCATCATGGACTTTGGTAAGTTCAAGTACCAACAGAAGAAGCGGCAGCACAAAAGTCAGGCGCACCACAGCAAGATCAAAGAGATCCGCGTTCGTCCGAAGACGGGCGATCACGATATCGAGGTCAAGGTGCACCGCGCCCGCGAGTTTCTGGCGCACAAGGACAAGGTGATCGTGTCGGTCGTTTTCCGTGGCCGCGAATTGGCGCACGTCGAAGAAGGACAGCGCGTCATCAAGCAAGTGTTAACCAGCCTGGAAGATATCGGCAAGGTCGAATCGCCCCCCAGCCAGCAAGGGCGCCGCATCACCTGCATCCTGGCTCCAAAGTAGCTTGATTGCCGTCGGTGGTGCGAGCATCGCGCGATCGCAGTGTTCCTTACCTTGCCCACTTCCCTCATGGAAAGCGGGCGTATGCAAATGGCAACGCTAACCACAGCGCGATTGGTGCTGCGCCCGTGGCGCGATAGTGATCGTGCGCCGTTTGCTGCTCTGAACGCAGATCCGCGCGTGATGGAGTACTTTCCCAAGACGCTGGATCGCGTCGAGAGCGACGCCATGATCGACCGGATCCAGGCACATTTTGCGCGCCATGGACTCGGCCTGTGGGCAGTCGAGCTACCCGGCGTCGCCCCGTTTATCGGCTTCGTGGGGCTCTGGATCCCTGAATTTCAGACGCACTTCTCGCCATTCGTCGAAATCGGATGGCGGTTGGCAGCCGAACATTGGGGACAGGGGTATGCCAGCGAAGGCGCCAGGGCGGCGTTCTATTACGGCTTTGGCGAGCGGGGTCTCGACGAAATCGTTTCCATGACGGCCGTCGCCAATCAGCGCTCGCGCCGCGTCATGGAGCGGACCGGAATGACGCGCTCGCCGGCGGACGATTTCGACCATCCCAAGCTCGATGCCGGGCACGCGCTATGCCGGCACGTTCTCTACCGGCTACCGAGTCTGCGATGGCAGCAGTGGGACGGTCGATCGCGCTAGCTGCGATTGCCGTTGCGGGCGCGCTTCTTAGTCGAGCAAACATCGACGATCTTGCCGGTCTCGGAGAGCGCGACGTGAAAGCGGTCTTCCCCTTCGATGCGATGCACCGAAAGATGAAACGCCTCGTCGGTCACCGCCAGATAGGGTCGACCTTCAGGCTTGGCCGGACGACGAATCTTGCCCCACGAGCCGTCGCCAAGATAGACGATGCCATTCTTGTTCGTATGACCATCCAAGAGCGGATGCGTGCGCTTGTACGTATGGTCGTGATGTTCGAAGACCGCGTCGACGTTATAACGCTCGAACAGTGGGCACCAGTGCTTTCGGTTGCCGGCTCCCGTTCCCGGGTCACCAGGTATATTCAGATTCATCGGCCGGAACGACGGATAGGCCGGCACGTGATTGAAGACGAACACCGTCGGGCATTCCTCGCGCTCCTTCAACGTCTTGGCCAGCCAATCGGTTTGCGCACCCTCGATCGGCGTGGTGTGATTCGTGTCGAGCAAGACTAGCGACATGTAGTCGCCGAAATCGAGCGACGCGAATCCGGTATCAGGAAATAGCCCGTCGAAAATCGAATAAAAGAAGGGAGCCTCTTTGCGCGTTTTCCCATAAGCGCCGTCGACCTCGTGATTGCCGATACAGCCCAGCATCGGAATCAGACGATTCTCGACGCGCAAATCGCGAGAGTAGTTCATCAGGAACGCCATGAACGTCTCGGCGCTTTTTCCGTTCTCGTAGGCCAGATCACCGCCGATCACGACGAACTGCGGCGCCTGCGAAGCGGCAACCCGATTCGTCTGCACCGGATGCGAACCAACGCCCGCGTCCCCTCCGGAAACGAAATGGATAGGGTTAGTGGCCTTGGCCGGCATCGTGCGGAAACGATGTTCGGCCGAGTCGAGTCCCACGCGGAATATGTATTCCGTGTCGGGCTTCAAGTTGGCCAATTCGGTACGGACCACCGATTTGTCGGTCAACGGATACGGCTTTGTCGCGCTCGCCTTCTTACGCCATTCCTTGGTGCCTGCCTCCACGTACCAGATCGGCCGATCCGCGGCTTCCTGCTCGGTGCCGATCCATTGCACCGTCATCGTGGTCGTCGGATCGCGCTGCCAGGTTAGGAACAGGGCCTTTGGCTCGAACGTAGGTTTCTCGGCAAAGGTCGGCGTCGCCGTGACTTCGTCACCAAATAGGGAATGGGCATAGCCGCCGGCCAATATCAAAGAGCCGGTTTGCAGAAAGCGGCGTCGATCAAAGTGCGACATTATGGTGGCCACCTTTTTCCGGGAGCGTGCGTTGGCACCGTGTGATTTGCGTTCCACGACTATAAACGGAACGGACCCAGGGCGTCGAGCCGTGTGCGGCGTCGCTCAGTTTCGGCCGCTAACTTACCCTGGAACTATTAAGTTTTCATTATCGACAGCGATTCCCCCGGACGATTTCCCAATCGACGTCAATTCCCAGGCCGGGACGGCTGGGGACAGTCAGGCAGGGGCCATCGATCACGAGCGGTTCGCGCGCGATCGAGAATTCATGATAGTCGGGCCCCAGCAGGTCACCGGGGTACTTCTCCACATTAATAGCAGAGCAGGCCACAACCAGATGCCCCATCGCCGCCGCGCCGATATCCCATTCCAGATTCGACCCGATCGAGGCCGACAGCCCGTGGGCGGCGGCGAAATCGGCAACCCGCCGCGCCTTGCCGATGCCAGCGTTCTTGCCGGGATAAACGCTGATCACGTCGCAGCAATGATTTCGCACCAGCTCTTGCGCGTGCATGAAGTTAAAGCAGATGTCGTCGGCCATCACAGGCGGCCGGATCGCCTGCCGGACCCGCGCAAGAGCCGCGTAATCACCGTCGGGCGTCGGCTGCTCGACGAGCGACAAGTTGCAATCGTCAAGTGCGCGGATCGCCTCGATAGCAGTGTCGGCATCCCAGCCGCAATTGGCATCGATCACAAGCGCCGTCATTGGGCCGGCCGCCTCGCGCACAGCACGAACCCGGGCGATGTCGTCCGCCGGATTTCCGCCCACCTTTACTTTGATCGTGGTGAAACCGGCCGCGAGTAGCTCGTGCGTCCGCCTCACGGCGCGTTCTGGCTCGTAGGCTCCCATGGAAAACCGGCTGCGAATCG
This window contains:
- a CDS encoding FAD-dependent oxidoreductase; this encodes MSQIDETAFPRLTTAEMALVKELATACDFRDGEVIFRAGKASIDLYIVESGQIEIQNPTDDHRLIIAHDPGQFSGDIDLLTGRPVIVTAVARGATRLWCVPHDQLRPLLNRVPSFGEKLITAFTRRREMLSQLGTLGMRVVGPGRCLDTSTVREFLYKNFVAFTWFDTETEAGKRIFAELGSPKKTPVIQCTSGRVLVHPSLQELGVEAGVWKPCPSQDVDFGIIGAGPAGIAAAVYASSEGLSTLMLDKLGPGGQAGGSSRIENFIGFPAGLSGADLAMRGVLQMLKFGARIVAPVNVETLIPARTVDDLHSLQLDCGAVIRCRVLLLALGVRWRKLQAVGADRFIGAGIYYACTTVEAELYDREEVAVVGGGNSAGQAVMFLAECCPSRQVRLLIRRKLELGMSTYLCERIRATKNIVIHEQTEIEAVEGDRGMKSIVLHDKASQTSHRVACSAVFVFIGAEPAAEWLPKEIARDADGYLLTGTDVVRSGLWPRSDRDPCPLETTVPGILAAGDIRSGSTKRVGFAVGDGSLAVTCAHRLLSITR
- a CDS encoding G8 domain-containing protein; this encodes MLLAAETDATPAAVVYSAKSGNWSDPAVWESGRTPTNGDRVLVKQGHEVVYDVASESVIRVLKVAGTLRFAIDRNTRLDVGLLRVEPGDEVTEEGFDCHNAATPVDPTGERNDRVGSHALSGIRMTAIWTATTTIVAKHQKSNRHTDCTSTADGTANRIKASASSKRKRPADNWCQRAVSSGRYKTRTCDP
- the thrS gene encoding threonine--tRNA ligase, which encodes MLKVKLPDGSVREYTRPVRPIDVAAEIGPRLAKATLAAEVDDQVVDTVSPLPVEGEVTLKLLTRKDPEALRIMRHSCAHVMARAVMRLFEGVQLAFGPTIENGFYYDFDLPHKLSEEDFPKIEAEMAKILKQDEEFERLEVPRAEAIKICRDLAQVLKVEHIETGLADQAELSFYRQGEFLDLCRGRHIPSAGAIGAFKLLSVAGAYWKGDSNNQQLQRLYGTAWFSKEELDAYLAQVEEAKRRDHRVLGKHLELFTVNPIVGQGLVLWLPRGAVVRGQLESFVRDELIKRGYDPVYTPNIGRVELYQISGHYPYYADSQFKPIEMEEGERYLLKPMNCPHHIMIYKSKPRSYRELPVRLAEFGTVYRYEKSGELGGMTRVRGFTQDDAHIFCTEEQVGDEFRQCIEMAQFVLKTLGLDDYRVRLGFRDPASDKYVGQPESWAKAEAAIERVARDMNLPGCTPELGEAAFYGPKVDFVVTDCIGREWQLGTVQLDYNLPSEERFGLEYIGPDNKPHRPVMIHRAPLGSMERFIGVLIEHFAGAFPLWLAPEQIRVLTVTQKAEEYGRDVESQLRQGSLRVTGDYRAEKLGAKIRDAQLKLIPYMLVVGERDAAEGTVSVRDRLTGDLGAMPLAAAIDKFRQEVAEKTIRQVVKTTAGLGERGGANEY
- the infC gene encoding translation initiation factor IF-3, with translation MNEQIRITPVRVISAEGEQLGIIPTEQALTTAREAGLDLVEVAPNERPPVCRIMDFGKFKYQQKKRQHKSQAHHSKIKEIRVRPKTGDHDIEVKVHRAREFLAHKDKVIVSVVFRGRELAHVEEGQRVIKQVLTSLEDIGKVESPPSQQGRRITCILAPK
- a CDS encoding GNAT family N-acetyltransferase, producing the protein MATLTTARLVLRPWRDSDRAPFAALNADPRVMEYFPKTLDRVESDAMIDRIQAHFARHGLGLWAVELPGVAPFIGFVGLWIPEFQTHFSPFVEIGWRLAAEHWGQGYASEGARAAFYYGFGERGLDEIVSMTAVANQRSRRVMERTGMTRSPADDFDHPKLDAGHALCRHVLYRLPSLRWQQWDGRSR
- a CDS encoding fibronectin type III domain-containing protein, with amino-acid sequence MSHFDRRRFLQTGSLILAGGYAHSLFGDEVTATPTFAEKPTFEPKALFLTWQRDPTTTMTVQWIGTEQEAADRPIWYVEAGTKEWRKKASATKPYPLTDKSVVRTELANLKPDTEYIFRVGLDSAEHRFRTMPAKATNPIHFVSGGDAGVGSHPVQTNRVAASQAPQFVVIGGDLAYENGKSAETFMAFLMNYSRDLRVENRLIPMLGCIGNHEVDGAYGKTRKEAPFFYSIFDGLFPDTGFASLDFGDYMSLVLLDTNHTTPIEGAQTDWLAKTLKEREECPTVFVFNHVPAYPSFRPMNLNIPGDPGTGAGNRKHWCPLFERYNVDAVFEHHDHTYKRTHPLLDGHTNKNGIVYLGDGSWGKIRRPAKPEGRPYLAVTDEAFHLSVHRIEGEDRFHVALSETGKIVDVCSTKKRARNGNRS
- a CDS encoding enolase C-terminal domain-like protein, whose amino-acid sequence is MKITHVETFPVRIPLKPERRMISALGRHEVSEFLIVRLGTDRGIEGVGEATVTPRWSGETVWGAQALVDRILAPAVIGCDPAELTEIERRMDQACAHNWFAKSAIEMACWDIQGWAAEMPVYELLGGACRPLTIRSRFSMGAYEPERAVRRTHELLAAGFTTIKVKVGGNPADDIARVRAVREAAGPMTALVIDANCGWDADTAIEAIRALDDCNLSLVEQPTPDGDYAALARVRQAIRPPVMADDICFNFMHAQELVRNHCCDVISVYPGKNAGIGKARRVADFAAAHGLSASIGSNLEWDIGAAAMGHLVVACSAINVEKYPGDLLGPDYHEFSIAREPLVIDGPCLTVPSRPGLGIDVDWEIVRGNRCR